The genomic segment AGGAAAGAATCGGTTCCAGATATGTCCAACTGTTCGTACGCATTGGAAAGGATTTCAACAGATTTGTAGAATTTTGAATTTCGGACATCGATGGACTGTTGGGCGAAATGATTCAGTGCTGAATTTAGGCGGTTTTGATTCGCGCGAACGCGAGTGTTGAAAGTTCGTACTTCTTGGTTATATGCAGCAACCTTCCGTTTTTGTTCAGAGTTGAACTTGCGGATCTCACTATTTAACTTATGAACCTGCTGGCGTTGTTTGGATTGCGCCTGCTTGATTCTTGAGCGAATTTGGGAGGAGCTTATACGTTGGACCATGTCAAATTCCCATGGCTAGTTTGTCGTCGGAAGTGACACCAAGTATAACATCATGTTATTTCTGCATAGTTTCGTATTTGAACTTCGACATTTGGCTAACCGAATGCAACCAATGAAGGGTATTTTGAAGCAAAATCAACGAGCGGGATACTGCTAAAATTTACTGAATATTTTTGGCAAAAATATTATTGTGTCGCATCAGAAATTATACTTTGAATTGCAGTTCCACCAAGGTTCGGATACGTTGGAACGCCAGGCTAACTGGCATTAGGGTAGTTGGTGAAAGTCCGATAGATGGTAAATGTTAACCACATGCTGTCGCCGCGAGCCGATACTCGTGAGGGTATTGGTGAAGTGTCGGTAGCGGTACGCATAGCCATGATGATTGAGCATCGAAAACGAAGATGCACAGAGTGTCGAGGCTGTCATCAAGGCCGAAGACAATATCGGCTGTACTGTAATGGTGAGGTACAGTTGAGCTCTGCGGTGTCGGAATGTCACTTCCGACGACAAACTTTACAAAAGTTCCGATGAATACTTTACAAAAGTTCCGGTTTTATGTTGAATTCAACATAACATCGGACTAAATGTAAAGTTTTATTCGGAAGTGACACTATGCTCCAATCTGCAGAAATGAAATATGCGCACATAAGTGTCGGGCGACGAACAGGATGAGACATTCCGTTCATTCAAAATTCTACCTCTACCGCATTTAAGAGCTGTTTTGCGATCTCGACGCAGGAGTCTGCCAAGTCTACCGTTGCAAATCGAATTTCGTGATTCTGAATTTTTACGGCTTCATAAACGGTTCCATCTACTACTGGATGTAGTAGCAAACCTGTTGCATTGCGTGCTAATTCAGATTGTTCTTCCTGGGTTCTTAAATAGGCGTAGATTTGATAGAGATAGCCGCTATTTAATGTTTCTTTACGAAACTGCCCTACCTTCAAAATACTAGTAAATTTGGTGTCGATTATTATTCGTTTTTTAAGCTTTTTATTACTCAACACTATATCAGTTTGCATTCCAGGCAGAATGTCGTCAATTTGAGGGGTTTTACTCTCCAGGTCAACTGGCCAGTAACATCGTTCTCCAGGATAAACCCGCCATCCTTTCTTTGACAGCTTTACATCGTAAAATCCGGCAACACTTTTTTCGAACAGCTTTCGCAGCCATAGCGAATTTCTGTCTGGATTGGAAAGAACCCTAGTGCCAATCATCTCTTCGGGTAAGGCCAAATTGAAAGCCAAGTATGCCGCTTGTAACATTGGACGGTCATTGGCATCGTGCAAACCGAATTGGTTGACTGTTATTGTCCTGTGATTTGGACGTTCACCTATTACGCCCATACGCTCCAAAGTTAGCGCAAGCGATCGGCATTTGTTGACGAGATTGGACTTAGATGACACCACCGTGGACATTTTCCTCAATGCGTCTCGAACGTAGCGATTTCGGGGGGTATCAACGGTAAATTCGTTGTAATGGCAGGCTACTTGTCCTCTGTCAAGCAATCTTTGACGTGCGGTTTGAAATAAATCTATTCTCCCTCGTACTCGGTTGAGAACATCGTTTCTTGCAATGTATCCAAAATTCAGATTTCTACGAATTCGCTGTTCGACTCTGCGATACAGAATTTCCGCTACCAAATCCGGAATATCGTCAGGGTTATCTTCAACCGATTTTTTTGATTGATCAAGGTCTCTGTATAGATCTGATGCATAGAGCATGAGCAGCCAGATATTACGTATCGGAATTTGATCAACGTAGTTTACTTCTTCGTTTTGAATTAAGGGCTTGGTTGCTTGATCCATATTGATTCACTACTCGCGAAGAAGACGTTTCTTTGCATCTCTATATTTTGAGGCGGCATCAAACCAGTATTCTTCAAGCAACGGTCCAATTTCGGTTTTCACTACCTGTTCAAACCATTTCCAAGGATCATCTGGTTTTATATCCGGTGTAACAAAACTGTGCCCAATTTGGAATTGTTTACCGAGATTATCATCATTGGAAATGGTTTCATTCAGCTGTTCTATCCTTGTCTTCAACCTATCGAGAACTTTCTTGTCAATTTGATATTTTTCGTGTACCCACCTGCGCCATTCTTTGTTGAGTTCGGGTTTTAAGTCAATGAAAGCAAATCGTCGACGTAATGCAATGTCCACAAGCGTCAATGACCGGTCAGCCAGATTCATCGTTCCGATGATGAACAGGTTATTGGGAAGGTATACGCGTTCCTCACTTGATTTGCTGTAGATTAGTTTTAGACTTTCTTCAGGCATTCGTTTGCTAGCTTCTATCAGCGTGAGCATTTCGCCGAAAATCTGTGCGGGATTACCACGATTAATTTCCTCTATGACAATTACATAATTGGAATCCACGTCTTGTAGGGCAATATTAACAACCTCCATAAACGGTCCGTCTACCAGATCAAACCCGCTGCTGCCACTTGGTCGCCAACCACGAATGAAGTCTTCATACGACAAACTAGGGTGGAATTGAAGCGCACTAATTTTGCGTGTATCTTTTGCTCCGATCAAGGCGAAAGCAAGCCGTCTCGCGAGCCACGTTTTCCCTGTCCCAGGCGGTCCCTGGAGAATTAGGTTTTTTTTCATTTTGAGACGCTTGTAAATTTCTTCGAGGCGCGATTTCTTAATGAAGCACCCATCTTCAACAATACTTTCAATGTCATACGATTTGAGCACTGGTTTCTTGTCTTCGCCCTTAACCTTCTGCTTGTTTTTCTTTATTTTGACTGGTCTATCTTCATAAGCAGCCAAAGATAGATCTGGGAATGAATTTACTGGGAAATCGTCTTCCAGAAATCGTGTTTGCAACTCCGTCATCAAATTCATATACGCACTCCCATTTATCTGATCATTGACAATCAATTTGTCAGTCGGAATTGCGAGCCTACTTGAAAGATATTTTCGAGACTCTTGGTCAAGGGTTAAGTATTCCCAAGGGCGAATCCAATAAAGACCCATTGAGAGATTCCATTTGACGCCACGGACTCGTGCAACTTCGTCGAAAACTGTCAAGAATGATGATCGAAGGCTGTCGTAATCTGAATCAATCAATTCCAAGGCCCTTTCGAATATCTCCCAAAGCTTGTCAATGTCACTTGTGTTCCGATCTTTTTGAAATGCAAAAAAATACATTGTATGGTTTGAGACGACTGGAATGCCTTCGAACGATTCAGGCACAGGCTGAGACATACCAAACACATCTGCGAATTTACCTGCAATGCGTATTCGATTACGGTCAGTTATCTGCCTGTTGAATCGCGCAAACGCCGAGAAAGGGCAAAAGTCATCCATAGGGAATTCCGAACCGTCCTTACCCCTATCCATTAGAGATGGTTTTTGAAAAACTTGAAACTCAATGTCGTTAATTTCCTTGAGCAATTCCTGACGCCGATTCTTAAATTCAAGGAGTTTGTTAGCAAACTCTTCGTAGAAATTTGTCCAAACAAAACGATTATTTGAGTCTCCGAAACGGTCTTTCCAATAGGAGTTATTGCGAAAAGTGTCGATGTCTTGCTCCTGTCCTTCGAACGCAAATTTCAACAACCTTTTACCGTGTTCTGCCTCCGTACTCACTTTCCAGAAATGTCGATTCCAGTCATAGAAATACCATTTTCGTGGAGTTTGGAATATTTGATGCCACTCAACTTTCAATTTGTGGTCGTCAATTGGATGTTCCAACACTTCTCCAACAGCATCAATAGCCATCACAGGTACTGGAAGTCCGTGATTTTCGAAAGAAAGTTTATCTTTGCTTCGGTATGACTTTTTGAGTATGATTCGATCACCGGCTCTAACGGAGTTCAATTCGTCATAGAAATTGTCCTGAGTTCTATTCTTATTCTCCCAGAATCCATTCTGTATGAAGTCGGATGTGTAATCTGAATTTCCAAATTTACTAGCAACAACCCATATAGGCCTAGTTTCCGAGTCTAGAAAATCGTATGTTTGGGTGGTACTTAAGGCAATTTCTGCATCAATTTGTGGTTTGTAGCGGGGGGAGGGGTCTTTTTCGGGTTCCCATAAACGAAACTCACTTGGCCCCAACTTGTAGAACAGGTCAAACCCCTTTCCTGGTTTTATACTGGAATGATGACGGCGACTATTAGAATTCACCGACATGCCTTCCACGTGCATCTCAACGGTATTGCTTTTGATATTTGGATAGTTGTCGGCGAACCAACGACTCGCATCCTTGCGAGTAAACGCCTGTCCAGGTTTTAGTTCTTGGGCTGCAAATTCGTGCATTAATTCCCTGGTGGGTTTGTCGTAAATTGGCATTCTAAAATTTCTCTTAAGTAGTTCCTGTCAGAAAAATCTCGATTTTAAGCGAGAATTCAGAAAATTTTGACCAACGATGAAACCGAGTCCGGCTAAAAATCAACTATCACAACTGCATTTAACCATCAACAGCCAAAACAGAGCAAAATAACGAATTTTACCAACAACGACCCCTCCGTCACTCGAATCTTACACGCAATAACGAGATAAAGTGCCAAGCCGCGCGCAAGTGCTACTGTAGAGCGAGTTTCTTTCTGACAGCTGGCTCGTTGATTTTTAAGTGCCGTAAACACCATCTTGCTTTTTCTATCAGGTTGATGAGACATCAAACTGCAAGTCAAAAATATTCCTTGAGTTGTTTGCTTTTTCGCCAAACTTCCGATAACTGAGTCATCAATTCGAATCACAAATGACCAATTAAACCGATACTCAAAAATGTTCGCCTGTATTGCGACCGGGCCCACCATCGCAATACAGACGGAACCTTTGTCCCATTCGTCCTGTTCGGACGGTGAGTTCATAAATACAAGAGTATTCAATGAACTGTGCGCAATGAAATACGGCTTGTCGATATTCGAATTTTTTGTTCAAGGGTGATGGGCCAAGAACTTCTCTCAACGCCGAAGCCGATTGAGTGGCGTTTTGTTCAAGCAGGTCTGAAAGTCGATTGATGCGTACCGTTATCCATTCGATTGGAGGGTCTTGGAACACTCTGTGCCGAAATTGTCGCAATTCATTAGGTTCTGACTGAAGTTGGTCCACCTTTCACGCTGCTTTTGTTGACGCTTTGGCAGTAACTCTGCTTCTTCGGCCTTCGCCGACAATATCGATGAAATCCGAGAGCCTACGCTCTTCCAAGTTGAGTCCTGATTCTTTGGGTGGGTTAATTATGTTTGACACATTCTTATCGTAAGAAAATATAATATAAATCTCTGACATAATATCAGAGAGTTGCCATTATGAATGCAGACCAATGACTGGAATAGCTAGCAAAATAATGCGAAGAGTGTCCGAGAGAGAAAACGGAGGCTGGGTATGTACACCGAAAGATTTCCTGGATCTGGGCAGTCGCTATGCTGTTGATCAATCTCTGTCACGACTTGTCAAAGCAGGGCAACTACGCAGACTGGGACACGGCCTGTATGCAGCGTTTAGGTTCAGCGATGTGCTGAATGGTCCGGCACCTGCCAGTCTGGAATCAATCATTGCAGCACTGACACGAAGGGACGGAGCGCGGATTATGACAGATGGAATGGTTGCGGCAAATCTGCTGGGGCTCACCAACGCTGTACCTGCGAAAGTAATCTACCTGACAGATGGTCATTCGAGAACGCTGGATATCGATGGCCGAACCATTTGCTTCCGGCATGCTGGCCCGAACACCATGAAGTGGGCAGGGAAACCTGCTGCGCCAGTAGTTCAAGCGTTGCGCTGGTTAGGTCCTCGCAACACCGTTGAGGGAGGGGCAGCCTTAACTTTGAACCGAATTCTTCCGAATGAGGTGAAGCAAGATTTGTTGGACAACATCCATGACTTACCGGGATGGGCTGTTGCGCTGGTGCGCGAAATCGCTCATGGTGGAGAATCTACTGCATGACTGGCGACAT from the Acidiferrobacterales bacterium genome contains:
- the mcrC gene encoding 5-methylcytosine-specific restriction endonuclease system specificity protein McrC, producing MDQATKPLIQNEEVNYVDQIPIRNIWLLMLYASDLYRDLDQSKKSVEDNPDDIPDLVAEILYRRVEQRIRRNLNFGYIARNDVLNRVRGRIDLFQTARQRLLDRGQVACHYNEFTVDTPRNRYVRDALRKMSTVVSSKSNLVNKCRSLALTLERMGVIGERPNHRTITVNQFGLHDANDRPMLQAAYLAFNLALPEEMIGTRVLSNPDRNSLWLRKLFEKSVAGFYDVKLSKKGWRVYPGERCYWPVDLESKTPQIDDILPGMQTDIVLSNKKLKKRIIIDTKFTSILKVGQFRKETLNSGYLYQIYAYLRTQEEQSELARNATGLLLHPVVDGTVYEAVKIQNHEIRFATVDLADSCVEIAKQLLNAVEVEF
- a CDS encoding DUF6088 family protein; translation: MRRVSERENGGWVCTPKDFLDLGSRYAVDQSLSRLVKAGQLRRLGHGLYAAFRFSDVLNGPAPASLESIIAALTRRDGARIMTDGMVAANLLGLTNAVPAKVIYLTDGHSRTLDIDGRTICFRHAGPNTMKWAGKPAAPVVQALRWLGPRNTVEGGAALTLNRILPNEVKQDLLDNIHDLPGWAVALVREIAHGGESTA
- a CDS encoding AAA family ATPase, with amino-acid sequence MPIYDKPTRELMHEFAAQELKPGQAFTRKDASRWFADNYPNIKSNTVEMHVEGMSVNSNSRRHHSSIKPGKGFDLFYKLGPSEFRLWEPEKDPSPRYKPQIDAEIALSTTQTYDFLDSETRPIWVVASKFGNSDYTSDFIQNGFWENKNRTQDNFYDELNSVRAGDRIILKKSYRSKDKLSFENHGLPVPVMAIDAVGEVLEHPIDDHKLKVEWHQIFQTPRKWYFYDWNRHFWKVSTEAEHGKRLLKFAFEGQEQDIDTFRNNSYWKDRFGDSNNRFVWTNFYEEFANKLLEFKNRRQELLKEINDIEFQVFQKPSLMDRGKDGSEFPMDDFCPFSAFARFNRQITDRNRIRIAGKFADVFGMSQPVPESFEGIPVVSNHTMYFFAFQKDRNTSDIDKLWEIFERALELIDSDYDSLRSSFLTVFDEVARVRGVKWNLSMGLYWIRPWEYLTLDQESRKYLSSRLAIPTDKLIVNDQINGSAYMNLMTELQTRFLEDDFPVNSFPDLSLAAYEDRPVKIKKNKQKVKGEDKKPVLKSYDIESIVEDGCFIKKSRLEEIYKRLKMKKNLILQGPPGTGKTWLARRLAFALIGAKDTRKISALQFHPSLSYEDFIRGWRPSGSSGFDLVDGPFMEVVNIALQDVDSNYVIVIEEINRGNPAQIFGEMLTLIEASKRMPEESLKLIYSKSSEERVYLPNNLFIIGTMNLADRSLTLVDIALRRRFAFIDLKPELNKEWRRWVHEKYQIDKKVLDRLKTRIEQLNETISNDDNLGKQFQIGHSFVTPDIKPDDPWKWFEQVVKTEIGPLLEEYWFDAASKYRDAKKRLLRE